In a genomic window of Columba livia isolate bColLiv1 breed racing homer chromosome 4, bColLiv1.pat.W.v2, whole genome shotgun sequence:
- the LEPROTL1 gene encoding leptin receptor overlapping transcript-like 1, with protein sequence MAGIKALISLSFGGAVGLMFLMLGCALPQYNQYWPLFVLFFYILSPIPYCIARRLVDDTDATSNACKELAIFLTTGIVVSAFGLPIVFARAELIYWGACALVLTGNTVIFATILGFFLVFGSNDDFSWQQW encoded by the exons ATGGCCGGCATCAAAG CCCTGATCAGCCTGTCCTTTGGGGGAGCAGTCGGTCTGATGTTCCTGATGCTCGGATGTGCCCTTCCGCAGTACAA ccAGTACTGGCcactgtttgttctgtttttttacATCCTTTCTCCTATCCCATACTGCATAGCAAGAAGATTAGTAGATGACACAGATGCTACAAGTAATGCCTGCAAGGAGCTAGCAATATTTCTTACAACAGGCATTGTTGTCTCAGCATTTGGGCTACCAATAGTGTTTGCGAGAGCAGAACTG ATTTACTGGGGCGCGTGTGCACTTGTTCTTACGGGGAATACAGTCATCTTTGCCACGATCCTAGGATTTTTCTTGGTCTTTGGCAGCAATGATGACTTCAGCTGGCAGCAGTGGTGA
- the SARAF gene encoding store-operated calcium entry-associated regulatory factor isoform X2 codes for MRGRSSRRGLTQPRAVMAAVKESALFLLLLCTAAGPARGWDQPGRVLLREVQALTLRRGQFTASRRTPAVPQLQCTGGTAGCSRVPEVVQCYNKGWDGYDVQWQCKADLENTYRFGQIEVSCEGYDYPDDLYILRGSCSLLFRLELTEEGERKVKNYGSFVSSYDQLWKDTSDSGAGAIVIIVLLVLAFGVYKLFLSNQQPQQSFGDSDGFTRPFWQSQQAPPPPGFKSSFTEGNGFGTYSHHGTNSGPGFWTGLGAGGLLGYLAGSHRAQSRSPYYGMWTDPTAAPPMSGHSSNSTQGSSSGTRTASGFGGTKRR; via the exons ATGAGAGGCCGTTCCTCAAGAAGAGGGTTGACTCAGCCTAGGGCTGTCATGGCGGCCGTGAAGGAGTCCGCGcttttcctgctcctcctctgcaCTGCTGCGGGCCCCGCGCGGGGCTGGGACCAGCCGG GGAGGGTCTTGCTGCGGGAGGTGCAGGCGCTCACTCTCCGCAGAGGGCAGTTTACGGCGTCCCGGCGGACACCGGCCGTCCCGCAGCTGCAGTGCACGGGAGGCACTGCAGGGTGTTCCCGCGTCCCTGAGGTGGTTCAGTGTTACAACAAAGGCTGGGATGGCTATGATGTACAG tggCAGTGCAAAGCAGACTTGGAAAATACCTACCGTTTTGGACAAATTGAAGTAAGCTGTGAAGGCTACGATTATCCAGATGATCTGTACATCTTAAGAGGCTCCTGTAGTTTGCTCTTCAGGCTGGAGCTGACTGAGGAAGGTGAAAGGAAAGTGAAGAACTATGGAAGCTTTGTCTCTAGCTATGATCAGTTATGGAAGGATACTTCGGATTCTGGTGCTGGAGCAATTGTTATAATTGTTCTCCTGGTTCTTGCTTTTGGAGTGTACAAGCTCTTCCTCAGTaaccagcagcctcagcagagtTTTGGTGACAGTGATGGATTCACTAGACCGTTctggcagagccagcaggcacCACCTCCTCCTGGTTTTAAGTCCAGCTTCACAG aaggCAATGGCTTTGGGACTTATTCCCATCATGGAACCAATTCAGGGCCAGGATTTTGGACTGGATTAGGAGCAGGAGGCTTGCTGGGCTACTTGGCTGGCAGTCACAG AGCACAGTCACGTTCTCCGTATTATGGTATGTGGACAGATCCCACAGCTGCACCTCCAATGAGTGGGCACTCAAGCAATTCCACACAAGGCAGCAGTTCAGGAACAAGAACTGCTtctg gcTTTGGGGGCACGAAACGAAGATGA
- the SARAF gene encoding store-operated calcium entry-associated regulatory factor isoform X1, with amino-acid sequence MRGRSSRRGLTQPRAVMAAVKESALFLLLLCTAAGPARGWDQPGRVLLREVQALTLRRGQFTASRRTPAVPQLQCTGGTAGCSRVPEVVQCYNKGWDGYDVQWQCKADLENTYRFGQIEVSCEGYDYPDDLYILRGSCSLLFRLELTEEGERKVKNYGSFVSSYDQLWKDTSDSGAGAIVIIVLLVLAFGVYKLFLSNQQPQQSFGDSDGFTRPFWQSQQAPPPPGFKSSFTGNGFGTYSHHGTNSGPGFWTGLGAGGLLGYLAGSHRAQSRSPYYGMWTDPTAAPPMSGHSSNSTQGSSSGTRTASGFGGTKRR; translated from the exons ATGAGAGGCCGTTCCTCAAGAAGAGGGTTGACTCAGCCTAGGGCTGTCATGGCGGCCGTGAAGGAGTCCGCGcttttcctgctcctcctctgcaCTGCTGCGGGCCCCGCGCGGGGCTGGGACCAGCCGG GGAGGGTCTTGCTGCGGGAGGTGCAGGCGCTCACTCTCCGCAGAGGGCAGTTTACGGCGTCCCGGCGGACACCGGCCGTCCCGCAGCTGCAGTGCACGGGAGGCACTGCAGGGTGTTCCCGCGTCCCTGAGGTGGTTCAGTGTTACAACAAAGGCTGGGATGGCTATGATGTACAG tggCAGTGCAAAGCAGACTTGGAAAATACCTACCGTTTTGGACAAATTGAAGTAAGCTGTGAAGGCTACGATTATCCAGATGATCTGTACATCTTAAGAGGCTCCTGTAGTTTGCTCTTCAGGCTGGAGCTGACTGAGGAAGGTGAAAGGAAAGTGAAGAACTATGGAAGCTTTGTCTCTAGCTATGATCAGTTATGGAAGGATACTTCGGATTCTGGTGCTGGAGCAATTGTTATAATTGTTCTCCTGGTTCTTGCTTTTGGAGTGTACAAGCTCTTCCTCAGTaaccagcagcctcagcagagtTTTGGTGACAGTGATGGATTCACTAGACCGTTctggcagagccagcaggcacCACCTCCTCCTGGTTTTAAGTCCAGCTTCACAG gCAATGGCTTTGGGACTTATTCCCATCATGGAACCAATTCAGGGCCAGGATTTTGGACTGGATTAGGAGCAGGAGGCTTGCTGGGCTACTTGGCTGGCAGTCACAG AGCACAGTCACGTTCTCCGTATTATGGTATGTGGACAGATCCCACAGCTGCACCTCCAATGAGTGGGCACTCAAGCAATTCCACACAAGGCAGCAGTTCAGGAACAAGAACTGCTtctg gcTTTGGGGGCACGAAACGAAGATGA